Below is a window of Pelagicoccus albus DNA.
CACATCTACCCCTTCTCGCTCCACGAAATACGGTTCATTGGTTAGATAGCACTGCTGCACGAGTTCCTTGTCCGAAAGGAATCTGGCTATAGTTCTCATGTGCGGGATCGTGTTGAGCGAAACGCCGTGCCGGGCCTCTAGACGTTCCAGATAAAGCGAACCAGCGGAGGCCATAACCGGTCGATCGCCAATATCAGTAACTGAATACACATCCTGATCCGCGTGCACCATTAGCGAAAGCGGAATTCGTTGCAAATAAGCTCCCACTGCTACTAATGGCAAACCGCGGTCAATGGCCATGATCACGTCCTCAAGCCGAGCCACTCCAAAAGTCACTGTACCTTGAGCGACCTTCTGCCGAGTGTTATCATTGGGGCCACCCGCTTTCACTTCCATTACGATTCCAGCGGCTTCGTAGTATCTCTTTTTCCATGCGAGATAAAACCCTGAGTGCTCAGGTTGAGCATACCAATCTGCTTGAATTTGAACAGCATTAGCTTCATCTTCAACAGCTATTGTATCCACACTTTTGTTACTGCATCCACTGACAAAGATTACAGTAGAGACAATCGAGACCTGGACCGCTACTTTCTTGAACATCTCAAAAGTGAAATGTCCCAACTTTCTGGATTCTACATACATTGCGATTTGCTAAGCATTCGCCATTCCCACTGAGAGACAAAGAGTCCAGCAAAACGTGGCCCATCTTTTGCTTTGCTTGGGCATGATCTACGCCGGCTACTCGACCCAAGAAGAAATCGACCATCAGCTTTCTTACGGAATGGTCGGACCCAAACGCGACGAAGCGTACGCGAATTTTGTAGAAGGGGCTTACCGAGCGCGAGATGCCTTTTCCCCAAAGCTTGACCTTATGTACGGTCCGGCAGACCGCCATCGCCTAGACTTTTTCCCAACTCCATTGGGAGCAGACAAAGCCCCAACCATCATTTTCTTTCACGGAGGCAGCTGGCGCCTGAGCGACAAGTTCTTTGCGAACTTCTGGGCAGAGGCGTTCTGTCCGGCGGGCTACAATTTCATCGCCGCCACCTATGGCTTTCTACCGCTCTTCAGTATGGATCAAATCATAGATCACGCCCGGCTGGCAGTGAACTGGGTGAGCGACAACCACGCCAAACTCGGGATCGATCCGACCCGCCTCATCGTGTCCGGAAACTCAGCGGGCGCACACTTGGCCATGATGGCAATGGTTAACGACTGGACCGAAACCTCTTTAGATCCGCAGAACATTTTGGGATGTTTCGGATTCTCTGGTCTCTACGACCTGGAAATGGCTCACCACAGTTCTAACTCCCGCCAGTACGTGACGAGCGTGAAGGACGCGAAAGCTTGGTCGCCATTCTATCATGTCAAACGCGACCTACCTCCAGCGTTCATCGTTTTTGGAGACGACGAAACGGAGGAGTTCGCCCGACAAAGCGCCGTCATGCATCAAGCTTGGTTAGACGCCGGAAACCAATCGACTCTAGTCAGCGCTCCGGGAGGAAACCACTACAATACCCAATGGTTCGCTCGGACCGAAGGCGATCCCCTTCATCAGAAGCTAATGGCCTTCCTCAAAGAGATAAGCCAAAAGTAACCAGTATCCAAATACATCTAAACGTTTCGGTCTGGACTGCACGCTAGTGCATGACAGAGCGAAGCGACATTGAAGTGCGACGCACCAAGTCTAGAAACTCCGTCGTTTCTCGCAACTCGGCGGTACGTGGATAAGAAAAGGGTACTTCGATGATCTCGGCTACTCGCCCAGGATTGGCTGACAAAACAACAATGCGGGACGATAGAAATACGGCTTCCGCGACGGAGTGCGTTACGAAAAAGGCAGTCCAATTTTCCTTAGCCCGAATCTCGAGAATCTCCTCATTTAAGCGATCTCGAGTCATTTCGTCCAAAGCGCCAAAAGGCTCGTCCAAAAGCAAAATCCTGGGAGAAAGCGAGAGTGCCCGAGCAATGGATACGCGCATACGCATGCCACCCGAAAGCTGATGCGGGAATCGGTTACGAGCGTGATCGAGCCCAACCAGATCGATCATCTTATCGGCGATATCCTTGCGGCGATACTTGTCGATGTGCCCTTGCACCTTGAGAGCGAGCTCCACGTTTTTTTGCACTCTCAGCCAGGGGAGCAGATTCGCCTCTTGGAAAATGTAGGCCATCTCCGCGCGAGCGTTTTCAGGTGTCATACCATCGATTACGATTTCGCCAGCGGTGTTGGGAGTCAGGCCCGAAATCAGACGCAACAAGGTGGATTTACCGCAGCCACTTGGGCCAATGAGACTGATGAACTCACCCGCTTGCACCTCAAGATTGATATTATCGAGAATGACCGGTCCAGTGCCGAACTGCTTTTGTACTTCCTTAAAATAGACTTGCGGGAGTGCCATCATGGGCTTCGTAAGCAAGCTACCTGCCACATTCTCTTCTGAATTAAAGTCTTTCATTACGCATCTACCTCTTCCCAGCTGAAATCGAAATCTACCCAATCCAATTCGTCCGGAGACAAATCGCTCAACTCGCCAACCTCCAGAAGCTGTTCGATCAATTCACTCACTTCCTCTCGCGAGACTTTACCCCAAGTTTCCCTGATCTCGGGACGCCGTCCCGAAATAACCCCTTCCTCGATCAAAACGCTTCGAGACCAATCCATGAAATCAGGATCCATCTTGGGATTTCGCTTAGCTATCAACTCGTGCGTCGAACTGGGATCTGCCTCTAAATATCCCTTCCATCCAGCCATCGACGCTTCGAAAAAACGGAGCAAGGCATCCTTGTTCGCCTCCAACGTTTCGCGACTCGTGTAAAGCACATGCGGCGGATCATATCCGGCATCGGCAACTATCAGCGTCCGCGTCTCCATGCCTTGCCGCTTCACGTGATAAGGTTCGCTGGTTATGTAACATTGCTGGGCATCGAGCTCTCCCGACACAAATTGTGCCATTCCCCAGTTATGAGGAATGAGCCGCATCTTGATTCCAAAATGCGACTGCAGATAATTGACGTAGGGAGCGTAGATCGTGGCCATGACCCGCTTTCCATCCAAATCAGCAAAATCATGAATATCGCTACCCGCAGGAACCATGATCCCGCTCGGCGCGTGCTCGGAGTACTTTCCGATCACAACCAAGGGCAACCCCTTCTCCACCGCGGCTGCCAGTAGATCCAAGCGAGTAATGCCTACGGTGGCTTCGCCTTTGGCTACCTTTTGCAAAAACGGAAGGTTCGGAGCCGTATCAAGGATCGTAACTCTCAAGTCCGCCCGATCGTAGAGTCCTTCCGCCAGAGCAAAATAAAACCCACCCTGCTCCGGCTGGGCGTACCAATCCGGTTGCAGAGAAATCGGAACAACCTCCGCCCCCGAGTTCTCTTCCGTATCCCGATCGCCACAAGCCACCAGAAAGAGGCAACCCGCAATCGCCCCCAATTTCTGGATACGAGAGAATCTAGGCATCAAAGCGACTCCAAAAAGCTCAGGTCCGTTGACGCTTCAATATCGATTTTCTTCTTCAGGAAACCGATTTCATAAAGCTCGTTCATCACTTCGTCCAATCGCGCCACGTCTAGCCAACCGATACCGTGAGGATTCTCTTTACCCTCGATTAGCTTCTCCCTGATCATTACCTCCCGTGCGAAGTCCATTCCCGCTTCGTCCAAAGTCGGGTTCATTTGTTTGATCATATCGTGGGCCGCAGTTACGTCCTCCGCGGTGAGATAGTCTTCCCAACCAGCAATCATTCCCCGCAAGAAACCTTTCACGATTTCCGGATTCTTTTCTGCGTAGCTCTTGCGAACTCCGATCACTCGAAAAAGGTCAAAGCCGATGGAGGATAGCGTCATAGTCCTAACCTTTATTCCTTCACGATCCGCATAAAAAGGCTCGTTCGTGATGAAACACTGCTGGGCGATTTCTGGATCCGAAAGAAAGAGAGCCGCATTGCCGCTTAACGGTATTAGCGAGAAATCGATATCGAACTTCTTCTTGATCACTTCGAGAAATGGAATCCCTGGCCGTGCCATCACACGGCGTCCATCCAAGTCTGCCATCGTCATTACTGGACTACTTTCCCGCACCATTATGGCCTGGGGATCGTGCTGCATATAGGCCGCTACCAGCACGATCGGAAATCCCTTTTCGATAAGGGCTAAGGATTCTTCCAAACGAAGATCCGCGATATCAGCTTCTCCTGCCGCAAGCATAGCGCCTGCCGTGTTTTGAGGCCCACCATTTTTCAAGGTCACCTCTAAACCCTCGTTGGCAAAATGCCCGGCCACCACGCCTTGGAAAAAGCCACCTCGCTCCGGCTGCGCATACCAGCCCATCTGAAAACGTACTTTCTTAGCGCCATCTTCTGACTCCTTTTCACCACAGCCCGCGAGGCAAAGCAGAGCTGAAAATGCAAATAGCGGATACACCCAGTGTTTCATCATCGTACGTAGCGGGAACATTGCCCCGCCGGGAGCAGTAGTTGCGCCAGACTATCCCTTCAGCGAGCGACTCCGCAACCTATTGGCGCAGACGTTGCTTGCTCGTGAGTTAACCCGCACCCGCTAATCTAAACCGACTGACACTTCGCCATGCTAATTACGAAACAAGCCGTATTTAAACGCTTCTGGTATCCCATCGTGCCCATGGAAATGCTGAAGGAGGGCCCACAACCGTTTACGCTCATGGGCGAATCTATTGTTCTATGGGCTGACAACGAAGGGGCTCCCCGCGCCGCTATCGACCGATGCTGCCACCGCATGGCGAAACTATCGATTGGCTGGGTCGACACCGATGGTTGCATAACCTGCCCCTACCACGGCTGGCGTTTCGACGGCTCCGGCCAATGCCGCAGCGTTCCGCAAATCGGCGACAAGGTCCCTAACCACCAGCTGAAAATCAAAGCGTACTTGTGCGAAGAGAAATATGGATACGCTTGGGTGTGCCTGAGCGACGACCCGATAAGTGGCATACCGGAGTTCGAAGAAGCAGGTGATCCCGATTTCCGCCAAGTCTTCGAGTTCTACGAAACATGGGACTGCGCCAGCATGCGTCTCATGGAAAACTCTTTCGACGCCGCTCATATCGCCTTCGTGCATAAAGATTCATTTGGCGACATCAACAAACCTGTCCCGGAACTCGGCAAGCTCTACAAAACGGAAAACGGGAGCTTCTACATGCTTAACAAAAACCGGGTCGACAATACCAAGGTGGATCGCTCCGTGACTGGCGAGGACGACGACGTCACCTATCGCACCACTCGCACCGACTATTACCCACCCGTTATCCGCAAATCGAAAATCCACTACCCGGGCGGACTCATCCACTCCATCGTAACCTGTGCCACACCGATTGCCGACGGAACCATGCAACTTTGCCAATGGGTCTACCGTAACGATACAGAGGAAGACGTGCCGGCCGAAAAAGTGGTCGCCTTCGACCGTATCGTCACCATCGAAGATCGCCACATCCTCGAGTCGTGCGATCCAGATGTACCCATAGATCAATCACGTCGAGCAGAACTGCACATGGCATCGGATCGTCCAGGCATGCTGATTCGCAACATCCTGATGGAGCTTCTCAAGGAAAACGGAGAACAAGAGGTCTACGGCGATCACTTCATCCAATACGAGACGCCAGAGAATATCGAATACCGGAAAAACGAGGTCGACCCTGTCAAAATGCCGGAGGAAACAGGCAAGCCAGCCTCCTCCCCTGTGGACAAAAGCGTTTAGGGCACGAATTCCGCAATGCCGCTTCCCGCCGAATTTTCGCAAAAACTTGCCGAGATCGTTCCAGCCGAGGACTTGAATACCGAACCGGAGTCGGTTCGGAAACGGTCACGAGACTACTACTGGTTCTCTCCACGACTCGAACGTGAGCTCGCTGAAAACACGGCGGACGCGGTATACACAGTCCGTGACATGGAGACCCTGCGATCTGTCGTCTCCTTAGCCTGCAAACACAAAGTCCCCCTCCACCTCCGCGGAGGCGCTACAGGTAACTTCGGACAAGCGGTGCCCTTATGCGATGGGCTGCTAATCGATTTTAGTTCCTTCGATCAAATCATCGCGGTCGAGGGCAACACCATAAAAGCCCAAGCCGGAGCCCGCTGCCGAGCGATCGAAGACGCCGCCCGTGCCGCCGGCTACGAGATGCCGTGCTACCCATCGACTTGGGCGAAGGCAACCATTGCAGGTTTCGCGGTAGGCGGATCCGGAGGAGTGGGAGGGATGCGCAACGGCCTACTGCAACACAACAACATGGTAGAGCAGATCAAGCTGCTCACCATCGAAGAAGAGCCACAAGAAATCGTCCTTTCCGGAAGCGATACGACTGACCTTATCCACTCCTTTGGCGCGGTTGCGTTAATCACAGAAGTATCGGTCCGTCTGGAACCCAAGGAATCCTGGGATCAAATTGTGGTGTGTGGAAACTCTTTCGTAGAGCTGTTCGCATTTGCCGCCAGACTTGCTAACGACCGCAGCATTCCCCTTCGCACCATGTGCTTCTTGGAAAATCCGCTGCCGCATTACTGCATCCCGATACGCAAGCATCTTCCCGAGAACGCAAACGCTATCCTTCTAGAGGTTGCCCAATCCGGTACCGACTCGCTCAAAGCCTTGGCATTAGACAACGGATACACGGTTCCCTTCGAGATTCCGCACGCCGAACCAAGACGCAGCCCCATGCTTTCGGACTTCGTGCAGGGGCACAGTATCCTTTGGGCCTTAAAAGGCGACGAGCGACTGGCATCCCTTTCCGTATTTCTATCCTTCGATAATTGGAAAGAAGAACTGGAAACCATTCGGCCCAAACTCGGACACGAGTGCTTCATCCAAGCCGATTTTCACCGAACAGCGGATCAGCTCTTCATGCAATGTTCGCTACTCTTCCCCTTCGTCGATGAACCGCACCTAGACGAAAGTCTCGAGAAGCTTCGCGAGATGGGAATACTACGATTCAACAGCCACGATCCTTATATCGGCAGCAAACTGAATCCAGATAGACTCTCTGCGAAACAGAAGATGAAAAAGCGATTCGATCCGCACGAACTACTCAGTCCTGGTCGTTTTGGCTAAGCGGAGAATCGGAGAACGAGCGGGCCTGCTTCTCAAGCCGCTAGATTCGTTCTCCAATACTGAAATCCACAAGCTCTTCGACCGAAAGGGAATCCCCCACCGCCCCAAGCGTCTTTAGGATAGAGAGTATCCGTTCCACCTTCTCTGGACTGATCTTCCCGAAATCGTCGCCGGTCCAAACTCCACTTTCTCCATACATCTTCGTTAGCTCATCGCGAGCCCAACGCATCGATTCGATCGAGCGGGCTGGATTCTCTTTGGCCAACCAAGCCAGTGTCTCCTCAGCATCCCCTCGCAAAAACTCGTCCCAACCTTTAAGCGAAGCTCGAACGACTTTGGCTACAAGTTCGGGATCCTGCTCAAGCAGATCGCGGCGGCAAAAGATAACCTCTGGATTCTCCCAGCCTGCTTTGCTCAGCTCCAAAATACGCACCGGCACGCCACGCTCTTTTAACGTATAAGGTTCGCTCGTCAGGAGTCCTTGTTGGATAAGATCATCTTGAGCCAAGAATTGGCCGAGCCCG
It encodes the following:
- a CDS encoding ABC transporter substrate-binding protein, coding for MFKKVAVQVSIVSTVIFVSGCSNKSVDTIAVEDEANAVQIQADWYAQPEHSGFYLAWKKRYYEAAGIVMEVKAGGPNDNTRQKVAQGTVTFGVARLEDVIMAIDRGLPLVAVGAYLQRIPLSLMVHADQDVYSVTDIGDRPVMASAGSLYLERLEARHGVSLNTIPHMRTIARFLSDKELVQQCYLTNEPYFVEREGVDVRVLPIYNEGLDSFRVLYTRTDLVKEDPDLIEKVVAISHRGWAEYIAEGDGYEIAHAAIKEMNPEQDLEFMKWAREQMLSHGIVTGPSGQVEDLRSVTRERVQEMADELLNLGLVSRKYLADEIMAWEVVDKVLEKPIPSS
- a CDS encoding alpha/beta hydrolase fold domain-containing protein, whose amino-acid sequence is MAHLLLCLGMIYAGYSTQEEIDHQLSYGMVGPKRDEAYANFVEGAYRARDAFSPKLDLMYGPADRHRLDFFPTPLGADKAPTIIFFHGGSWRLSDKFFANFWAEAFCPAGYNFIAATYGFLPLFSMDQIIDHARLAVNWVSDNHAKLGIDPTRLIVSGNSAGAHLAMMAMVNDWTETSLDPQNILGCFGFSGLYDLEMAHHSSNSRQYVTSVKDAKAWSPFYHVKRDLPPAFIVFGDDETEEFARQSAVMHQAWLDAGNQSTLVSAPGGNHYNTQWFARTEGDPLHQKLMAFLKEISQK
- a CDS encoding ABC transporter ATP-binding protein, coding for MKDFNSEENVAGSLLTKPMMALPQVYFKEVQKQFGTGPVILDNINLEVQAGEFISLIGPSGCGKSTLLRLISGLTPNTAGEIVIDGMTPENARAEMAYIFQEANLLPWLRVQKNVELALKVQGHIDKYRRKDIADKMIDLVGLDHARNRFPHQLSGGMRMRVSIARALSLSPRILLLDEPFGALDEMTRDRLNEEILEIRAKENWTAFFVTHSVAEAVFLSSRIVVLSANPGRVAEIIEVPFSYPRTAELRETTEFLDLVRRTSMSLRSVMH
- a CDS encoding ABC transporter substrate-binding protein, which encodes MPRFSRIQKLGAIAGCLFLVACGDRDTEENSGAEVVPISLQPDWYAQPEQGGFYFALAEGLYDRADLRVTILDTAPNLPFLQKVAKGEATVGITRLDLLAAAVEKGLPLVVIGKYSEHAPSGIMVPAGSDIHDFADLDGKRVMATIYAPYVNYLQSHFGIKMRLIPHNWGMAQFVSGELDAQQCYITSEPYHVKRQGMETRTLIVADAGYDPPHVLYTSRETLEANKDALLRFFEASMAGWKGYLEADPSSTHELIAKRNPKMDPDFMDWSRSVLIEEGVISGRRPEIRETWGKVSREEVSELIEQLLEVGELSDLSPDELDWVDFDFSWEEVDA
- a CDS encoding ABC transporter substrate-binding protein yields the protein MMKHWVYPLFAFSALLCLAGCGEKESEDGAKKVRFQMGWYAQPERGGFFQGVVAGHFANEGLEVTLKNGGPQNTAGAMLAAGEADIADLRLEESLALIEKGFPIVLVAAYMQHDPQAIMVRESSPVMTMADLDGRRVMARPGIPFLEVIKKKFDIDFSLIPLSGNAALFLSDPEIAQQCFITNEPFYADREGIKVRTMTLSSIGFDLFRVIGVRKSYAEKNPEIVKGFLRGMIAGWEDYLTAEDVTAAHDMIKQMNPTLDEAGMDFAREVMIREKLIEGKENPHGIGWLDVARLDEVMNELYEIGFLKKKIDIEASTDLSFLESL
- a CDS encoding aromatic ring-hydroxylating oxygenase subunit alpha, yielding MLITKQAVFKRFWYPIVPMEMLKEGPQPFTLMGESIVLWADNEGAPRAAIDRCCHRMAKLSIGWVDTDGCITCPYHGWRFDGSGQCRSVPQIGDKVPNHQLKIKAYLCEEKYGYAWVCLSDDPISGIPEFEEAGDPDFRQVFEFYETWDCASMRLMENSFDAAHIAFVHKDSFGDINKPVPELGKLYKTENGSFYMLNKNRVDNTKVDRSVTGEDDDVTYRTTRTDYYPPVIRKSKIHYPGGLIHSIVTCATPIADGTMQLCQWVYRNDTEEDVPAEKVVAFDRIVTIEDRHILESCDPDVPIDQSRRAELHMASDRPGMLIRNILMELLKENGEQEVYGDHFIQYETPENIEYRKNEVDPVKMPEETGKPASSPVDKSV
- a CDS encoding FAD-binding oxidoreductase, yielding MPLPAEFSQKLAEIVPAEDLNTEPESVRKRSRDYYWFSPRLERELAENTADAVYTVRDMETLRSVVSLACKHKVPLHLRGGATGNFGQAVPLCDGLLIDFSSFDQIIAVEGNTIKAQAGARCRAIEDAARAAGYEMPCYPSTWAKATIAGFAVGGSGGVGGMRNGLLQHNNMVEQIKLLTIEEEPQEIVLSGSDTTDLIHSFGAVALITEVSVRLEPKESWDQIVVCGNSFVELFAFAARLANDRSIPLRTMCFLENPLPHYCIPIRKHLPENANAILLEVAQSGTDSLKALALDNGYTVPFEIPHAEPRRSPMLSDFVQGHSILWALKGDERLASLSVFLSFDNWKEELETIRPKLGHECFIQADFHRTADQLFMQCSLLFPFVDEPHLDESLEKLREMGILRFNSHDPYIGSKLNPDRLSAKQKMKKRFDPHELLSPGRFG